A stretch of Babylonia areolata isolate BAREFJ2019XMU chromosome 23, ASM4173473v1, whole genome shotgun sequence DNA encodes these proteins:
- the LOC143297769 gene encoding uncharacterized protein LOC143297769, with protein sequence MVVTGTIQLNETIRNKLEKIFYSPICLDLTSFESSHHQFRFTDIKMFECYCGNALCSGRAGPRISLKESGHHQDITQRKEKPDNCGQQFPERFIDCKQTLGYARTSTDCAEMFLKTRGLADCFLLGLVIVLVFLHIRLPSLPSQLLDTTILFVVHLRTSVLETDKMLQVDYIIPIDVDHSELAMLSQIKKYIERGLGLWRIPVISMFMEIKLSSFAKDSTPKGKNGRMFMNMNQAKKRHDKVSEKVVERHSLDKTDRHLENIIRLHQIPKRDEKFSDDTEDMAKVNEISNIGIYISRKADEEIRKPRVSQDSKNCVSVVDDHPRFSVTFDKNSIALERDPQDADIVHTEDLGTKQDQLRGVLQLSGIDLFRDTLRKFTTEHLWRSLTQRQPPFHPQRTQTTQPLVLAGATLRQRMTQLTYRIASMVHLRHFRHTAMSEAGLYLDEEGDVFRCFCCSLEVPRAEWPVEEDPRAVHLRMCPHCPHLNPEHHHT encoded by the coding sequence ATGGTGGTGACAGGAACCATACAACTCAATGAAACAATAAGAAATAAGTTGGAAAAAATATTTTACTCACCAATTTGTTTGGATCTCACGAGTTTTGAAAGCAGCCATCATCAGTTTAGGTTCACCGATATTAAGATGTTTGAGTGTTACTGTGGCAATGCGCTCTGCTCGGGGAGAGCAGGTCCCCGAATTTCACTGAAAGAAAGCGGACATCATCAGGACATAACACAACGCAAGGAGAAACCGGATAATTGCGGCCAACAATTTCCGGAACGCTTTATTGATTGTAAGCAGACTCTGGGTTATGCCAGAACCAGCACAGATTGTGCTGAGATGTTTTTGAAGACTCGTGGGCTAGCAGACTgttttcttcttggtcttgtgATTGTGCTTGTTTTTCTCCATATTCGTCTCCCCTCTTTACCATCACAACTCCTGGATACTACCATTCTGTTTGTTGTCCATCTGAGGACTTCAGTGCTGGAAACAGACAAAATGTTACAAGTAGACTACATTATTCCCATAGATGTCGACCACAGTGAACTTGCAATGCTGTCACAGATTAAAAAATACATTGAAAGGGGGCTAGGGCTATGGAGGATACCTGTCATATCCATGTTCATGGAGATAAAATTGTCTTCCTTTGCCAAAGACAGTACTCCAAAGGGCAAGAACGGACGAATGTTCATGAATATGAACCAAGCTAAAAAAAGACACGACAAAGTGTCTGAAAAAGTCGTCGAGCGTCATTCCCTGgacaagactgacagacatttAGAAAATATTATTCGTCTTCATCAGATTCCGAAAAGAGACGAGAAGTTCAGCGACGATACTGAAGACATGGCAAAAGTGAATGAGATTTCAAACATTGGCATCTACATCTCAAGGAAAGCAGacgaggaaatcagaaaaccgcgAGTCAGTCAAGACAGTAAGAACTGTGTGAGTGTTGTGGATGATCACCCCCGTTTTTCGGTGACCTTTGATAAGAATAGCATCGCCTTGGAGAGAGACCCACAGGACGCAGACATTGTACACACTGAAGACCTGGGCACAAAGCAAGATCAGTTACGTGGTGTCCTGCAACTTTCAGGCATAGATCTGTTCCGTGACACACTGAGAAAGTTCACCACAGAACACTTGTGGAGGTCACTGACGCAACGTCAACCACCCTTTCATCCCCAAAGAACCCAGACCACTCAGCCATTGGTTCTCGCTGGAGCCACTctcagacagaggatgacacagcTCACCTACCGAATAGCTTCCATGGTACATCTGCGGCACTTCAGACACACAGCAATGTCGGAAGCTGGCCTGTACCTGGATGAGGAAGGGGATGTCTTCCGTTGCTTCTGTTGCTCCTTGGAGGTTCCGAGGGCGGAGTGGCCAGTGGAGGAAGATCCCAGGGCCGTCCACCTGAGGATGTGTCCACACTGCCCGCACCTCAACCCCGAACACCACCACACTTAG